From Chryseobacterium gallinarum, one genomic window encodes:
- a CDS encoding TonB-dependent receptor produces the protein MKTLGQKILLLIFFLAFMMGYAQIKISGKVIFKNKGINEVNVTLKNTYDGATTDAQGNFSFETAEKGTHILTFTHPKYEEVEKSINIDSQEIIVSVQLKEQISEIDAVVVSAGSIEASDRKRATALLTPIDIYTTAGADGQISSALNYLPGVQKVGESEGLFIRGGTATESKIFMDGSLINNYFSNSIPGIAGRDQFNTSLFKGNIFSSGGYSALYGQALSGALMLESVDLPDQSSYNFGVSPIFLSAGFQKLGNNKNYSYGASAGYSLLSLMQKVFNFNTNFISAPQGLNSDFNFRIKTKSGGFFKYYGMYNSNTMGVKTESLESGYDFALVRLKGQNTYHNLSFRQKFGKYLFNAGTSYAYNRSDLKFSTETDNVESGQTRLLTDGNYINFKAVLERRINKISAVRGGFELNNADEKLSFEAVNKHYKDLISSAFIETDLGFSNALSAKIGIRAENSSFLDKSNIAPRFALAYRFAKDWTTSFAYGLFYQNPESRYINGPAYLGFQKSQHYIFQIQRSSEGRSLRFEAFYKKYDDLIKTFTITPGKEQNQQILTAFSNDGYGYAKGLELFWRDNKKTFENIDYWITYSFLDSKRDFLNYPISLKPGFAAEHTLSAVLKRFIPEWKMGVNLSYTYAKGRPYYDIVTTVDNATPVNYIRNEGRLKDYNALNFSINYLPNLGKKGAKAFTVFVLSISNILGSKNVYGYNFSVDGSRSSAVVPPVNTFVFVGAFISFGVDKTQDAINNNL, from the coding sequence ATGAAAACACTAGGGCAAAAAATACTGCTTCTGATTTTTTTTCTGGCTTTTATGATGGGATATGCCCAGATAAAGATATCCGGTAAGGTGATCTTTAAAAACAAAGGAATCAATGAAGTAAATGTTACCTTGAAAAATACCTACGATGGAGCTACTACGGATGCCCAGGGAAATTTTTCTTTCGAAACTGCGGAAAAGGGGACCCATATCCTGACATTTACCCATCCTAAATATGAAGAAGTTGAAAAAAGTATAAATATTGATAGCCAGGAGATTATAGTGAGTGTCCAGCTTAAAGAACAGATCAGCGAAATTGATGCAGTAGTGGTTTCTGCGGGCTCTATTGAAGCCAGTGACAGGAAAAGGGCAACCGCGTTGCTTACTCCCATTGATATTTATACAACCGCAGGCGCAGACGGACAGATTTCTTCAGCTTTAAATTATCTTCCCGGTGTACAAAAGGTTGGAGAATCGGAAGGGCTATTTATAAGAGGTGGCACGGCTACGGAATCTAAGATTTTTATGGACGGGAGTCTCATCAATAATTATTTTTCCAATTCAATACCGGGAATTGCGGGTAGGGACCAGTTTAATACCTCTCTTTTTAAAGGGAATATATTCTCAAGTGGCGGATATTCTGCATTATACGGGCAAGCCTTATCGGGAGCACTGATGCTGGAAAGTGTAGACCTTCCGGATCAAAGCTCATACAATTTCGGGGTTTCTCCTATTTTTTTAAGCGCGGGGTTTCAAAAGCTAGGGAACAATAAAAACTACTCTTATGGAGCTTCTGCGGGCTATTCTCTTTTAAGCCTGATGCAAAAAGTATTTAATTTCAATACTAATTTTATCAGTGCTCCGCAAGGCCTGAACAGTGATTTTAATTTTAGAATAAAAACCAAATCCGGAGGCTTTTTTAAATATTACGGGATGTACAACTCCAATACAATGGGAGTGAAAACGGAGAGTCTGGAATCCGGATATGATTTCGCTTTAGTGAGATTAAAAGGACAGAATACTTATCACAATCTATCTTTCAGACAAAAATTTGGGAAATATCTGTTCAATGCGGGCACATCCTATGCCTATAACAGGTCAGACCTTAAATTTTCTACTGAAACCGACAATGTTGAATCGGGGCAGACAAGACTTTTAACAGACGGAAATTATATCAATTTCAAGGCCGTGCTGGAAAGAAGAATTAATAAAATAAGTGCGGTAAGGGGAGGTTTTGAACTGAATAATGCCGATGAGAAGTTAAGTTTTGAAGCAGTGAACAAGCATTATAAAGATTTGATTTCTTCTGCTTTTATAGAAACTGACCTGGGTTTCAGCAATGCCCTATCCGCAAAAATAGGAATAAGGGCAGAGAATTCATCTTTTTTGGATAAAAGTAATATTGCTCCACGTTTTGCTCTGGCTTACCGTTTTGCCAAGGATTGGACAACCAGTTTTGCTTATGGTCTTTTCTATCAAAACCCCGAGAGCAGATACATTAATGGACCTGCCTATCTTGGATTTCAAAAATCTCAGCACTATATTTTCCAGATCCAAAGGAGCTCAGAAGGCCGGAGCCTGCGTTTTGAGGCCTTTTACAAAAAATATGATGATCTGATTAAAACTTTTACGATAACCCCTGGAAAAGAACAGAATCAGCAGATCCTGACAGCATTCAGCAATGATGGATATGGTTATGCCAAAGGCCTTGAATTGTTTTGGAGGGATAATAAAAAAACATTTGAAAATATAGATTACTGGATTACATACTCCTTCCTGGATTCGAAAAGGGATTTTCTGAATTATCCGATAAGCTTAAAACCCGGTTTTGCTGCTGAGCATACTCTTTCAGCCGTACTAAAGAGATTCATTCCCGAATGGAAAATGGGAGTAAATCTATCCTACACCTATGCCAAAGGACGTCCTTATTACGATATCGTTACTACGGTTGACAATGCAACCCCGGTTAATTATATCAGGAATGAAGGACGTTTAAAGGATTATAATGCTCTCAATTTCAGTATCAATTATCTCCCGAATCTTGGTAAAAAGGGTGCTAAAGCGTTTACTGTATTTGTATTAAGTATTTCCAATATTTTAGGATCAAAGAATGTATATGGATATAATTTTTCTGTAGACGGATCCCGTAGTTCAGCCGTAGTTCCTCCGGTAAATACGTTTGTGTTTGTAGGAGCCTTTATCAGTTTTGGAGTAGATAAAACACAGGATGCTATCAATAATAATTTATAA